The following are encoded together in the Pseudoclavibacter endophyticus genome:
- a CDS encoding SDR family NAD(P)-dependent oxidoreductase codes for MVIGASRGLGRALLRGLEQDGRNVVGVARTAPDASRHWIQADLSRPREAAELIAEGAPSGLSTVIYNVGAWEQTAFSSAYDFAVSDEDEIESLISVNTTAAILVLRRLIPVILNNAQPRVILTGSTSGLARSGRPEVAFGASKFALNGIAAALREGYRDRRLAVTTLQLGYLNTDDDLHVPIDQATVRGDGRLIPVHDVVSVVRMILGLSPSSFVSEIIMPAVLDDRF; via the coding sequence ATGGTGATTGGCGCGAGCCGCGGACTGGGAAGAGCCCTGCTCCGCGGGCTCGAACAGGACGGCCGCAACGTGGTGGGCGTTGCGCGGACAGCGCCGGACGCGTCGCGGCACTGGATCCAGGCAGACCTTTCCCGCCCTCGAGAAGCGGCCGAGCTCATTGCCGAGGGCGCGCCCAGTGGCCTGAGTACCGTGATCTACAACGTAGGAGCGTGGGAGCAAACTGCTTTCTCCTCCGCATATGACTTCGCGGTCAGCGACGAGGACGAGATCGAATCGCTGATTTCCGTCAACACCACCGCGGCGATACTCGTACTGCGCCGCCTCATTCCAGTGATTCTCAACAACGCTCAGCCACGAGTGATTCTCACGGGATCCACCTCAGGATTGGCTCGCTCCGGTCGCCCTGAGGTGGCGTTCGGAGCGTCGAAATTCGCATTAAACGGCATTGCCGCCGCCTTGCGCGAGGGATACCGCGATCGGAGACTGGCCGTGACAACGCTACAACTCGGCTACCTCAACACCGACGACGACCTCCACGTGCCGATCGACCAGGCCACAGTCAGAGGCGACGGCCGACTGATACCCGTGCACGACGTCGTCAGTGTGGTGCGAATGATCCTAGGCTTGTCGCCGTCATCGTTCGTCAGTGAAATCATCATGCCGGCGGTTCTGGATGACCGCTTCTAG
- a CDS encoding ABC transporter ATP-binding protein, producing the protein MIALEVQHLHKRYGHHVAVEDVSFTVEEGEIFGIIGPNGAGKTTTVECIAGLRTPDSGTISVLGLDPIKDRAEVREQLGVQLQESSFPDAIKVAEALELYSSFYRAPVDWRELMELLRLAEKRNTRYKALSGGQKQRLSIALALVGNPKVAILDELTTGLDPQARRDTWSLIERVRDTGVTILLVTHFMDEAKRLSDRIAVINGGRVAAVDTPEGLITQASAVQQVRFRVSQPLDKSVLTGLTEVTDVEITEGRWLVTGRGQLLSGIAGALARAQVVAEDLRVDQPNLDDAFLAFTGRAPESSEPVERKAD; encoded by the coding sequence ATGATTGCCCTGGAAGTACAACATCTGCACAAGCGTTACGGGCACCACGTTGCCGTCGAAGACGTCTCTTTCACTGTTGAGGAGGGGGAGATTTTCGGCATCATCGGGCCTAACGGTGCTGGCAAGACGACAACCGTCGAGTGCATCGCAGGGCTTCGAACACCCGACTCGGGCACGATCTCCGTGTTGGGACTCGACCCGATCAAGGACCGGGCGGAGGTGCGGGAACAGCTCGGCGTGCAACTGCAGGAGAGCAGCTTTCCGGACGCGATCAAAGTCGCGGAAGCGCTCGAGCTCTACAGTTCCTTCTACCGGGCCCCCGTAGATTGGCGCGAGCTCATGGAGCTCCTCAGGCTCGCCGAGAAGCGAAACACGCGGTACAAGGCTCTTTCCGGCGGGCAGAAGCAGCGACTGTCGATCGCGCTCGCTCTGGTTGGCAACCCGAAGGTCGCGATTCTCGACGAGCTCACGACGGGACTAGACCCGCAGGCCAGGCGCGACACCTGGAGCCTCATCGAGCGGGTGCGTGACACGGGCGTCACGATTCTCCTCGTCACGCACTTCATGGATGAAGCCAAGCGCCTCAGCGACCGGATTGCCGTCATCAATGGTGGCCGGGTTGCCGCAGTGGACACGCCCGAAGGGCTGATCACGCAGGCGAGCGCGGTGCAACAAGTCCGGTTCCGCGTGAGTCAGCCGCTGGACAAGAGTGTGTTGACGGGGCTTACCGAGGTGACCGATGTTGAGATCACCGAGGGCCGCTGGCTGGTCACTGGCAGGGGGCAACTGCTGAGCGGCATCGCGGGGGCGCTCGCCAGGGCGCAGGTTGTAGCGGAGGATCTCCGCGTCGACCAGCCCAACCTCGACGACGCGTTCTTGGCATTCACGGGACGCGCACCGGAGTCCTCCGAACCCGTCGAGAGGAAGGCTGACTGA
- a CDS encoding sensor histidine kinase, with the protein MHELAIAEEAEIANRSRLAWKKEQLRVWDLLQLLTPWLLLTTSTAIYFSWVLPTSGDRFWPQGASVLGLVAVSVLWVLFGHTLPLRRRTLRPVWAGIYFVGLLALCVTLMTYADIFLVFTVAGFFHAYLLRPWPLGVLGVLATSVVLNGTAMRVWADATPDMLAESILIVVLQTAAIGVGILLTARSEPEERKREELVERLEEALHENAGLHAQLVAQARESGTQDERQRLAGEIHDTLAQGLAGIITQLQAAERSAGLHGDTDEHISRALRLARSSLTEARRSVRALAPQELGRAHLPDALRTLTERWSRDEGTRAQVEVTGARVPLSPAIEVSLFRAAQESLTNVAKHAGASRVGVTLSYTGPEVLLDVRDDGRGFATGVGVGFGLTSMRQRIRGVGGQVEVQSTPGEGTSVSARVPAIAPGGTSPKAAPDR; encoded by the coding sequence ATGCACGAGCTCGCCATCGCGGAAGAGGCGGAGATCGCAAATCGTTCTCGGTTGGCCTGGAAGAAGGAGCAGCTGCGGGTCTGGGATCTTCTGCAGCTGCTCACACCGTGGCTGCTGCTGACGACCTCGACGGCGATCTACTTCTCGTGGGTGCTTCCGACCTCGGGTGATCGCTTCTGGCCTCAGGGCGCATCCGTCCTGGGGTTGGTCGCGGTCTCGGTGCTGTGGGTGCTATTCGGGCACACGCTGCCCCTCAGGAGGAGGACGCTCCGGCCCGTGTGGGCCGGCATCTACTTCGTCGGGCTGCTGGCGCTGTGCGTCACCCTGATGACCTACGCCGACATCTTCCTCGTCTTCACCGTCGCGGGTTTCTTCCACGCGTACCTGCTCAGGCCGTGGCCGCTGGGGGTGCTCGGGGTCTTGGCCACCTCCGTGGTCCTCAACGGCACGGCGATGCGTGTATGGGCGGACGCGACCCCCGACATGCTGGCGGAGTCCATCCTGATCGTCGTCCTGCAGACTGCGGCTATCGGGGTGGGCATCCTGCTGACGGCGCGCAGCGAACCGGAGGAACGCAAGCGTGAGGAACTCGTCGAGCGACTCGAGGAGGCATTGCACGAGAACGCTGGGCTCCATGCGCAGCTGGTTGCCCAAGCCCGTGAGTCCGGGACGCAGGACGAGCGGCAGCGATTGGCTGGCGAGATCCACGACACGCTGGCCCAGGGTCTCGCCGGCATCATCACGCAACTCCAGGCAGCGGAGCGTTCCGCGGGGCTGCACGGTGATACGGACGAGCACATCTCGCGCGCACTTCGGCTTGCGCGCAGCAGTCTGACGGAGGCCAGACGGTCCGTCCGGGCGCTCGCTCCCCAGGAACTTGGGAGAGCGCACCTCCCCGACGCGCTCCGTACGCTGACCGAGCGATGGTCGCGGGACGAAGGGACGCGAGCTCAGGTTGAGGTCACAGGTGCTCGAGTGCCACTGAGCCCGGCGATCGAGGTGTCGCTGTTCCGGGCAGCACAGGAATCGCTGACCAATGTGGCGAAACACGCTGGGGCCTCGCGCGTCGGAGTCACACTGTCGTATACAGGCCCCGAGGTGTTGTTGGACGTGCGGGATGATGGACGCGGGTTCGCGACAGGAGTCGGCGTCGGCTTCGGGTTGACGAGCATGCGCCAGCGCATCAGAGGAGTCGGCGGTCAGGTGGAGGTACAGAGCACACCGGGCGAAGGAACATCCGTCAGTGCGCGCGTTCCCGCGATCGCCCCCGGAGGAACGAGCCCAAAGGCGGCGCCCGACCGATGA
- a CDS encoding ABC transporter permease: protein MNALARFLRERWALAVGPLVLLGLWEALSRIGAIPMTFFPPPTRIIANAGIILDLETGLGGDILATIGRLVGTVALAVLIGVGLGIAITASQWTERGVGTLLSFVYPIPGVLFFPFLTFVLGRSETAVLLTALVTPLIVMILYTVAGVHSINRTLIEVADNYDCRGARRFFRVFLPGALPSIVTGIRISLGFGLIAVIAIEMVGAPSGLGNFLWENWQTLRVTDMYVALLCIAVLGLLTTVGFDALADRLLPWRADARKTS, encoded by the coding sequence ATGAACGCACTCGCGCGTTTCCTCCGGGAGCGCTGGGCGCTCGCCGTCGGCCCGCTCGTCCTGCTCGGGCTGTGGGAGGCGCTGTCGCGGATCGGAGCGATCCCGATGACGTTCTTCCCGCCGCCGACGCGGATCATTGCGAACGCGGGCATCATCCTCGATCTCGAGACGGGATTGGGTGGCGACATCCTCGCGACCATCGGGCGCCTCGTCGGCACCGTGGCCCTCGCCGTGCTGATCGGCGTGGGCCTGGGGATCGCGATCACGGCCTCACAGTGGACGGAGCGGGGCGTGGGCACGCTGCTGTCGTTCGTCTACCCGATCCCCGGCGTGCTGTTCTTCCCTTTCCTCACGTTCGTGCTCGGCCGCAGCGAGACAGCCGTGCTGCTGACGGCCCTCGTGACGCCGCTGATCGTGATGATCCTGTACACCGTGGCAGGCGTGCACAGCATCAACCGGACGCTGATCGAGGTGGCCGACAATTACGACTGCCGCGGCGCGCGACGGTTCTTCCGGGTGTTCCTGCCCGGCGCGCTGCCGTCGATCGTGACGGGCATCCGGATCTCACTGGGCTTCGGGCTCATCGCCGTCATCGCGATCGAGATGGTCGGGGCGCCCTCCGGGCTCGGCAACTTCCTGTGGGAGAACTGGCAGACCCTGCGCGTGACCGACATGTACGTGGCGCTGCTGTGCATCGCGGTGCTCGGTCTGCTCACGACCGTCGGGTTCGATGCGCTCGCCGATCGGCTCCTGCCCTGGCGTGCGGATGCGAGGAAGACATCATGA
- a CDS encoding ABC transporter permease: MTAATIAPPAREGAGTGTFRVVPFLLRRDRILLPIWGLLTVAVLLGAVAGAESTYPTAQSRMERFQQLQELPIFLLFQSAAFDDSLAALATQQAFGATTLFSAIGALLLVVRHTRTEEQHGRRELLGSTAIGRNAQLVASVLTVMATGLVIGLVGAAGLLGLGFSMPGSLLFGLVATGATWIGVALGALLAQVTENARAAAVAGFVLVMLLHYVRGLGHLADGRLEWITMLSPAGWLEGVQPYAGDRWWMLLPVAGVVALLLLTSLAISSRRDLGEGLIATRHGRASGAPYLRDVFGLSLRQNAASFLTWAVAIALIGVAFGSVGTEAAAEYGDTTWMLEYAAAMRIEDPGQAFFVYTVFVFVFPITAYATLNVLRLRSDETSGNAELLLSAPLTRSRWATATILTTLLGSAALVVIFGLALTVSSPGVGGLFTLTFSLIPAVWVFVGIVVLAIGLVPRAAVALAWIALGAGIAGEILVKTGLPDIVYLATSPIGHVNPYYTTAYSWMVLLAIAALTTVLGILGLRRRDLSR; encoded by the coding sequence ATGACCGCCGCCACCATCGCTCCCCCAGCACGGGAAGGTGCAGGCACTGGCACATTTCGGGTCGTGCCGTTCCTGCTGCGCCGCGACCGTATCCTGCTGCCCATATGGGGTTTGCTCACCGTGGCAGTACTCCTCGGCGCCGTTGCTGGGGCCGAGAGCACCTATCCCACGGCACAATCGCGGATGGAACGGTTTCAGCAACTGCAGGAACTGCCGATCTTCCTGCTGTTCCAGAGCGCCGCGTTCGACGACAGCCTGGCCGCGCTGGCGACCCAGCAAGCCTTTGGCGCCACGACACTGTTCTCCGCCATCGGTGCCCTACTGCTCGTAGTCCGGCACACCCGGACCGAGGAACAGCACGGGCGACGCGAACTACTCGGCTCCACCGCGATCGGTCGCAACGCGCAGCTGGTGGCCTCCGTGCTCACCGTCATGGCAACCGGACTCGTTATTGGACTCGTCGGCGCTGCCGGTCTCCTCGGGCTCGGCTTCTCGATGCCCGGATCGCTGCTGTTCGGGCTGGTCGCCACCGGGGCAACGTGGATCGGCGTAGCACTCGGCGCGCTCCTTGCTCAGGTCACCGAGAACGCTCGCGCGGCAGCTGTCGCCGGCTTCGTGCTCGTCATGCTGCTGCACTACGTCCGCGGGCTCGGTCATCTCGCCGACGGCAGGCTGGAGTGGATCACGATGCTCTCTCCCGCCGGCTGGCTAGAGGGTGTACAGCCCTACGCCGGTGACCGCTGGTGGATGCTCTTGCCCGTCGCTGGGGTTGTCGCACTGCTGCTCCTGACTTCACTCGCGATCTCCTCCCGGCGCGACCTCGGGGAAGGGCTCATCGCCACACGCCACGGGCGCGCTTCCGGTGCGCCCTATCTGCGGGACGTGTTCGGTCTCTCGTTGCGTCAGAACGCCGCCTCGTTCCTCACTTGGGCCGTGGCCATCGCGCTGATCGGCGTGGCATTCGGCAGCGTCGGCACGGAGGCCGCGGCTGAGTACGGGGATACCACCTGGATGCTCGAATATGCGGCCGCGATGAGGATCGAGGACCCCGGACAGGCATTCTTCGTCTATACGGTGTTCGTGTTCGTGTTCCCCATTACCGCCTACGCGACCCTCAACGTTCTTCGGCTGCGCTCGGACGAGACCTCCGGCAACGCCGAGTTGCTGCTCTCCGCTCCCTTGACCCGCAGCCGCTGGGCGACTGCGACCATACTCACCACGCTGCTGGGCTCGGCCGCGCTCGTGGTGATCTTCGGCCTCGCTCTCACCGTGAGCTCCCCCGGCGTGGGCGGCCTATTCACTCTGACGTTCTCCCTTATCCCAGCGGTGTGGGTATTCGTCGGGATCGTCGTTTTGGCCATCGGGCTCGTTCCCCGTGCGGCGGTGGCGCTCGCCTGGATCGCCCTCGGAGCCGGGATAGCCGGCGAAATCCTCGTCAAGACCGGACTCCCCGATATCGTCTACCTCGCCACATCACCGATCGGCCACGTCAATCCCTACTACACCACGGCCTACTCCTGGATGGTGCTGCTCGCGATCGCGGCGCTCACGACTGTGCTCGGAATACTCGGCCTGCGACGCCGCGACCTGTCTCGTTAG
- a CDS encoding ABC transporter permease, with protein MIRVETNLFLRDPATVMFGVLFPSALLLGLGAVPALRESTPETGELRSIDVWAPTALVFGMVMIAVQHVPAVIATYRERGILRRLSTTPAHPRNVLIAQMIVAFASVVVSAALMIVLAWAVLGIAPPERPVEFIVAFVVGYAALLGLGLISAALVRTSGTANQIGTLLFVALMFFGGAFLPRVVMPDVLRMAGEFVPPGLQALTAAWSAEAGEITATAGGQPFWLQIAIMASIAVVASAVAAKIFRWE; from the coding sequence ATGATCAGGGTCGAGACGAACCTGTTCCTTCGGGATCCTGCCACTGTCATGTTCGGTGTGCTGTTCCCGTCGGCACTCCTGCTCGGGCTGGGCGCCGTCCCGGCGCTCAGGGAGTCGACGCCGGAGACCGGTGAACTTCGGTCCATCGATGTCTGGGCGCCGACGGCACTGGTGTTCGGGATGGTGATGATCGCCGTGCAGCACGTCCCGGCGGTGATCGCGACGTATCGTGAGCGAGGCATCCTGCGCAGGCTGTCGACCACGCCTGCGCATCCGCGGAACGTGCTGATCGCGCAGATGATCGTCGCGTTCGCCTCCGTGGTCGTCTCCGCGGCACTCATGATCGTCCTCGCGTGGGCGGTGCTGGGCATCGCGCCGCCCGAGCGGCCTGTGGAGTTCATCGTTGCTTTCGTGGTCGGCTATGCGGCGCTACTTGGACTCGGCCTGATCTCAGCGGCCTTGGTTCGCACGAGCGGCACCGCCAACCAGATCGGCACCCTACTGTTCGTTGCGCTGATGTTCTTCGGCGGGGCCTTCCTGCCCCGTGTCGTCATGCCCGACGTGCTGCGCATGGCCGGCGAGTTCGTCCCGCCCGGGCTGCAGGCTCTCACTGCGGCGTGGTCCGCCGAAGCGGGCGAGATCACCGCCACCGCCGGCGGGCAGCCCTTTTGGCTGCAGATTGCCATAATGGCGAGTATCGCGGTGGTCGCGAGCGCGGTCGCCGCCAAGATCTTCCGCTGGGAGTAG
- a CDS encoding TetR/AcrR family transcriptional regulator: MPSHTYEPRDLTARARIRDTALEQFAEHGFASATMRAIGDAAEVSLGLVQHHFGSKDGLRAACDEFVIEVFRHRLLVLNDKGQLANPNALADLAVQAPLLLRYLARSAVDDSDAARDVFALLAEGAEEFLSSTWPDRFPPDAEQTRDTAAVMTAMHSGIAILLGPIAHRMGVDTATAQDSMRIGAAVMNLYGVMGQFTASATGEGIQAAMQTLREETAAEQETTTDMRTKENE; this comes from the coding sequence GTGCCTTCTCACACCTACGAACCTCGTGACCTGACGGCGCGTGCCCGCATCCGGGACACCGCGCTGGAGCAGTTTGCCGAGCACGGCTTCGCGTCCGCCACTATGCGCGCAATCGGCGACGCGGCGGAGGTCTCGCTGGGGCTGGTGCAGCATCACTTCGGCTCCAAGGACGGGCTGCGCGCCGCATGCGATGAGTTCGTGATTGAAGTGTTCCGTCATCGCTTGCTCGTCCTGAACGACAAAGGGCAGTTGGCGAACCCGAATGCGCTCGCCGACCTGGCCGTTCAGGCGCCGCTGTTGCTGCGGTATCTGGCGCGTTCGGCGGTGGATGATTCCGATGCGGCTCGGGACGTGTTCGCACTTCTCGCCGAAGGTGCGGAGGAGTTTCTTTCCTCGACATGGCCTGATCGGTTCCCGCCCGACGCCGAACAGACGCGCGATACGGCTGCGGTTATGACTGCGATGCATAGCGGGATCGCGATCCTGCTGGGTCCGATCGCTCATCGGATGGGCGTCGACACGGCAACAGCTCAGGACTCCATGCGGATTGGCGCGGCCGTCATGAACCTCTACGGCGTGATGGGCCAGTTCACAGCGTCCGCAACAGGTGAAGGCATCCAAGCAGCGATGCAAACCCTCCGCGAGGAAACAGCCGCGGAGCAGGAGACGACGACAGACATGAGAACGAAGGAGAACGAGTGA
- a CDS encoding TetR/AcrR family transcriptional regulator translates to MNEIATAADTNRARALRAALMIVGTQGIRGLTHSRVDVFAELPRGSTSNYFRTRASLLHGVVDHLATTELVTFAGGVQPQTVEELVKALTGFVREATGPGRTLAAARLVFFTEAFHDPEIRGPLEQARDRVHTSAAQILELLGVSRPFEAAQRVLAYVDGAILQGLVFGDVAGVERDLDAVVRSCLA, encoded by the coding sequence ATGAATGAGATTGCCACTGCTGCTGATACCAATCGAGCTCGCGCGCTTCGCGCGGCTCTGATGATCGTCGGCACCCAAGGTATCCGCGGGCTCACGCACAGTCGTGTCGATGTCTTCGCCGAGCTGCCCCGCGGTTCAACATCCAATTACTTTCGTACGCGTGCTTCCCTGTTGCACGGCGTCGTCGACCATCTGGCGACGACGGAGCTTGTGACCTTCGCCGGTGGTGTCCAACCACAGACAGTCGAGGAACTGGTGAAAGCCCTCACAGGATTCGTGCGCGAGGCCACCGGGCCCGGCCGCACACTGGCCGCCGCTCGACTGGTGTTCTTCACCGAAGCCTTCCATGACCCCGAGATTCGAGGGCCGCTGGAGCAGGCCCGTGACCGTGTCCACACCTCGGCGGCACAGATCCTCGAGTTATTGGGTGTGTCGAGACCTTTCGAAGCGGCACAGCGAGTTTTGGCCTACGTCGACGGAGCGATCCTCCAAGGACTCGTCTTCGGCGACGTCGCCGGAGTCGAGCGAGATCTTGACGCGGTGGTGCGGTCATGTCTGGCATGA
- a CDS encoding ABC transporter permease, whose product MTPAMRRALQTWCIPVVVILLWEVATRAGVLDRRFFVPLSDVVVTIVEQFATGRLGGDMAITVQRLVISFAVAAVLGVAIGVASGVWRTVELMIRPVTDTLYPLPKIALLPLFIIIVGRGEIAYILTAFATAFFQIVISTRGSVRDIDSEVIEAGRNFGATGWRYVTRLLFPAISGPLFDGLRLGMATCLITLIAAEFVGAETGVGAMIRRAGQQFAVEQMYAGLVLVGVLGLLIDLVFRVLRPALLPWERGTRRRGARTVAAGG is encoded by the coding sequence ATGACCCCGGCCATGAGACGAGCGCTGCAGACCTGGTGCATCCCGGTCGTCGTCATCCTCCTGTGGGAGGTCGCGACCCGCGCGGGTGTGCTGGATCGGCGCTTCTTCGTACCGCTGAGCGACGTCGTCGTGACGATCGTGGAGCAGTTCGCGACCGGGCGGCTGGGCGGCGACATGGCGATCACCGTCCAGCGCCTCGTGATCTCGTTCGCGGTCGCCGCGGTCCTGGGCGTCGCGATCGGCGTCGCCTCGGGGGTCTGGCGCACCGTGGAGCTCATGATCCGGCCGGTTACTGACACGCTCTACCCGCTGCCGAAGATCGCGCTGCTGCCGTTGTTCATCATCATCGTGGGGCGCGGAGAGATCGCCTACATCCTCACGGCGTTCGCGACCGCCTTCTTCCAGATCGTCATCAGCACCCGCGGCAGTGTGCGGGACATCGACAGCGAGGTCATCGAGGCCGGGCGCAACTTCGGCGCGACGGGCTGGCGCTACGTGACGCGACTGCTGTTCCCGGCAATCTCGGGCCCGCTATTCGACGGGCTGCGATTGGGCATGGCGACGTGCCTGATCACCCTGATCGCAGCGGAGTTCGTCGGCGCCGAGACCGGGGTGGGTGCGATGATCCGCAGGGCGGGCCAGCAGTTCGCCGTGGAACAGATGTACGCGGGCCTCGTGTTGGTCGGCGTGCTCGGCCTGCTGATCGACCTCGTGTTCCGGGTGCTCCGGCCGGCGTTGCTTCCGTGGGAGCGCGGAACGCGCCGTCGGGGCGCGCGCACGGTCGCCGCAGGAGGATGA
- a CDS encoding FAD-dependent monooxygenase, with product MKGSAVIVGAGIGGLAAGRALRAVGWQVDILERAEGLPRTGTALGMWPEAIAALDALGLGEQVRRRAVLQRGAEFLRPDGRTFARVTPQEAAYLISRPALHELLHDGTLESAVAWNSPVVDLDTLPAADLVVGADGINSQVRHFVARRFSPPRPLGTVAYRGTVPGSVRSVTETWGSGLLFGITPQDSGTTNWFACVRDDVLAEHDLKIDIRNLLERLYGGWHPAVTNVLAKVDPDQVDRRPLYDLAPLRSFVRDRTVVLGDAAHAMAPSAGRGACEALVDAVELANSLGSADSVAEGLRDFDARRRLAAQRVVRMSRQMNRLSTARRFTRARNVAMGAVARLI from the coding sequence GTGAAGGGATCAGCAGTAATTGTTGGAGCAGGCATCGGTGGTCTGGCCGCCGGGCGGGCTTTGCGTGCAGTCGGCTGGCAGGTCGACATTCTCGAGCGCGCAGAAGGGCTGCCTCGCACTGGCACAGCGCTTGGAATGTGGCCGGAGGCCATCGCCGCGCTCGACGCTCTGGGCTTAGGTGAGCAGGTGCGGCGCCGCGCCGTGCTCCAACGTGGAGCGGAGTTCCTGCGCCCCGACGGACGAACGTTTGCCCGGGTCACGCCACAAGAGGCCGCTTACCTGATCTCCCGCCCCGCGCTGCACGAGCTGCTGCACGATGGCACTCTCGAGAGTGCTGTCGCCTGGAACTCGCCAGTGGTTGACCTCGATACACTTCCCGCCGCAGATCTGGTTGTGGGTGCTGACGGGATAAATAGTCAAGTTCGTCACTTCGTGGCACGTCGATTCTCCCCACCTCGGCCACTCGGCACGGTGGCCTACCGGGGCACCGTTCCCGGATCCGTTAGGTCCGTAACTGAAACATGGGGAAGCGGGCTGCTCTTCGGCATCACGCCGCAAGACTCGGGGACAACCAACTGGTTCGCCTGCGTCCGCGACGACGTATTGGCCGAACACGATCTCAAGATAGACATCCGCAACCTTCTAGAACGACTCTACGGAGGTTGGCATCCGGCCGTGACCAACGTCCTCGCAAAAGTGGATCCCGACCAGGTGGATAGGCGGCCCCTGTACGACTTGGCGCCCCTGCGATCCTTCGTTCGCGACCGTACTGTCGTCCTCGGAGATGCCGCCCATGCCATGGCACCCAGTGCTGGACGTGGAGCCTGCGAAGCATTAGTCGACGCCGTCGAACTCGCGAACTCCTTGGGGTCGGCGGACTCCGTAGCCGAGGGGTTGCGCGACTTTGACGCCAGACGACGACTGGCTGCCCAGCGCGTCGTTCGTATGTCGCGACAGATGAACCGACTCTCCACCGCCCGCCGTTTCACGCGAGCCCGGAACGTTGCGATGGGTGCCGTTGCGCGCTTGATATGA
- a CDS encoding DUF6506 family protein, translating into MLFEGVPGVIVRSDGVVIEGADLDNVVHAAVRAAASADRIELCGAMPVDVAAKVREAIRADVEVRVNRYGFESLEQVAAYKAAYATGGAGDAAFFYSAAQSTPLTKHDDVLVAGVANENDLRERVREAHSRGAGIVELYAGLGVSAAAVAREASAHELPIGFID; encoded by the coding sequence GTGCTGTTCGAGGGTGTGCCGGGCGTGATCGTACGAAGCGATGGCGTCGTCATCGAGGGCGCCGACCTGGATAATGTCGTGCACGCTGCTGTCCGCGCCGCAGCGTCGGCCGATCGGATTGAGCTGTGCGGCGCCATGCCGGTCGACGTTGCCGCTAAGGTCCGTGAGGCCATCCGCGCCGATGTCGAAGTGCGGGTGAACCGTTATGGCTTCGAGTCGCTCGAACAGGTAGCCGCCTACAAGGCGGCCTATGCCACTGGCGGAGCGGGTGATGCGGCATTCTTCTACTCCGCTGCGCAATCAACTCCACTGACCAAACACGACGACGTTCTCGTCGCAGGCGTCGCGAACGAGAATGATCTCAGGGAGCGGGTTCGCGAAGCGCATTCTCGAGGCGCGGGCATCGTCGAGCTCTACGCAGGGCTCGGCGTCTCCGCCGCTGCGGTCGCCCGAGAGGCAAGCGCGCACGAGCTCCCAATCGGCTTCATCGACTGA
- a CDS encoding ABC transporter ATP-binding protein: MTIAIEVTSLVKTFGRNRALDGLDLTVESGQVHGFLGPNGAGKSTTIRIVLGLMRATAGTVRLLDGDPWATPAALHKRLAYVPGDVTLWPNLSGGEIIDLLTRMRGKADPARRAELIDRFELDPRKRARTYSTGNRQKVALVAAFASDVELLILDEPTSGLDPLMEAVFKACVREATESGRTVLLSSHILSEVEELCDHVTIVRSGRTVESGNLASLRSLTRTSLTAEMASIPSDIAGWNGVHDVNVDGTRVRMNVDPDQLGGVVTALGAAGLAGLVAQPPTLEELFMRHYHARNVAGTGETR, translated from the coding sequence GTGACCATCGCGATAGAGGTCACCAGCCTGGTGAAGACATTCGGCCGTAATCGTGCGCTGGACGGACTCGATCTCACCGTCGAGTCGGGGCAGGTGCATGGGTTCCTGGGGCCGAATGGGGCGGGAAAGTCCACGACGATCCGGATCGTACTCGGGTTGATGAGAGCCACCGCGGGGACCGTTCGACTGCTGGACGGCGACCCGTGGGCGACACCGGCGGCACTACACAAGCGGCTCGCGTACGTCCCCGGTGATGTGACGCTGTGGCCGAACCTCAGCGGCGGCGAGATCATCGACCTGCTGACCCGGATGCGCGGGAAGGCCGATCCCGCGCGCCGTGCCGAGCTGATCGACCGGTTCGAGCTCGACCCCCGAAAAAGGGCACGTACCTACTCCACAGGAAACCGTCAGAAAGTCGCTCTCGTTGCCGCGTTCGCCAGCGATGTCGAGCTGCTGATCCTGGACGAACCCACCTCGGGCCTCGACCCGCTCATGGAGGCCGTGTTCAAGGCATGCGTACGAGAGGCCACGGAATCCGGGCGTACGGTGCTGCTATCCAGCCACATCCTCTCCGAGGTCGAGGAGTTGTGCGATCACGTCACGATTGTCCGGTCCGGCCGCACCGTGGAGTCCGGAAATCTGGCGTCGCTGCGATCGCTGACCCGCACGTCGCTGACCGCGGAGATGGCGTCGATTCCGTCGGACATCGCGGGGTGGAACGGCGTGCATGACGTGAACGTGGACGGCACCCGAGTGCGGATGAACGTCGATCCTGACCAGCTCGGCGGCGTCGTCACAGCACTTGGCGCGGCCGGCCTCGCCGGCCTCGTCGCTCAGCCTCCGACGCTGGAAGAGCTGTTCATGCGCCACTACCACGCCCGAAACGTGGCGGGCACCGGAGAAACGCGATGA